A stretch of Besnoitia besnoiti strain Bb-Ger1 chromosome III, whole genome shotgun sequence DNA encodes these proteins:
- a CDS encoding signal recognition particle receptor beta subunit protein (encoded by transcript BESB_047860), with amino-acid sequence MASSTDSRKKSRETGKLAKAILEADSSLPSPPSHGDLSPLSRATELGWHTLVASPASQLRHSAQRFLGRRDVPFEACAVALVLIYVVLTFLGLKALRGLTSRTAGAGGRRGSGRRVVLLGSSGSGKTSLFLLLRNGVVTETVPSMQENIEAVRVSACSRDGDPDIAEDAREASQGSAGGAEIELVDFPGHARFQGLAKPFIDSAAALLFLVDSSDKAAVKAGAEQLYELFATESLHRRQTPLLLVVNKTDLPESRSQESVVEDLEREIERSRASRSALLEGEDDAANFIGIEGEAFKILAHAPNPVEVCSCAVKTNDIDQVREFLLRHFASA; translated from the exons ATGGCGAGTTCCACAGACAGCCGTAAGAAGTCGCGAGAGACGGGCAAGTTGGCGAAAGCGATCCTCGAGGCAGACTCGAGCCTTCCCAGCCCACCCTCCCACGGCGacctctctcctctgtctcgcgccACGGAGCTCGGCTGGCACACCCTCGTCGCTTCCCCGGCTTCTCAGCTGAGG CACTCTGCACAACGCTTCCTCGGGCGACGCGACGTTCCCTTCGAAGCCTGCGCGGTTGCCCTCGTTCTCATCTACGTGGTTCTCACCTTCCTCGGCCTGAAGG CGCTCCGAGGCCTCACGTCTCGCactgcgggcgccggcggccggcgaggctCAGGGCGGCGCGTGGTGCTGCTGGGATCTTCCGGCAGCGGGAAAACCAGCCTCTTCCTTTTGCTGCGAAACGGAGTTGTCACGGAGACGGTTCCCTCGATGCAG gaaAACATCGAAGCCGTCCGTGTGtcggcctgcagccgcgacggGGATCCGGACAttgcggaggacgcgcgcgaggcgtcgcagGGCTCCGCGGGTGGCGCGGAGATCGAACTCGTTGACTTCCCAGGGCACGCGCGGTTCCAAGGGCTCGCGAAGCCGTTTATCGatagcgccgctgcgcttctcttcctcgTGGACTCATCCGATAAAGCGGCGGTGAAGGCCGGGGCCGA GCAACTCTACGAGCTCTTCGCCACGGAGAGTCTCCACCGCCGACAGACGCCGCTTTTGCTAGTTGTCAATAAAACAGATCTGCCCGAGTCGCGGTCGCAGGAGTCCGTCGTCGAGGACCTCGAACGAGAAAT cgagcgcagccgTGCGTCGCGGTCTGCGCTgctcgagggagaagacgacgcggcgaactTCATCGGTATcgaaggcgaggccttcAAGAtcctcgcgcatgcgccgaaTCCTGTG GAGGtttgcagctgcgccgtGAAGACCAACGACATCGATCAAGTACGGGAGTTCCTCCTGCGGCACTTCGCATCCGCCTAG